The Epinephelus lanceolatus isolate andai-2023 chromosome 11, ASM4190304v1, whole genome shotgun sequence genome window below encodes:
- the LOC144464635 gene encoding uncharacterized protein LOC144464635, which yields MKKGDKLEASIVGPYKISRLEEKTAHLVSESGKLSKVNIDHLTHYFQPEERIPAKIKKLSDPTPLAGPRIDPPTTSVTPPARHITSCKAQGPPLSADICKYTDRNINAYLTMVGRKSGAVIIDSYAMTAVWQGKQRSLKQLALDRDVAAGAVCHEGHWTLIIMYLKEMRSLYLDPFGATQQQIERCKHVTRALVHQKCPAIGRWTCSTLAHPRQQDTTSCGVFVCKVAEQILLAQQIQYPVDQEGVAMLRMDMAKALLANTDDLSQLCRACGEDSSGAEMDEWVRRLILQCRLDALDAPWMGYLTVSG from the exons ATGAAAAAGGGGGACAAACTGGAGGCCAGCATAGTGGGACCTTACAAAATATCAAGGCTGGAGGAGAAGACTGCTCACCTGGTGTCAGAGAGTGGGAAACTATCAAAAGTCAACATTGACCACTTGACTCATTACTTCCAGCCAGAGGAGAGGATCCCtgccaaaatcaaaaaattGTCTGATCCTACTCCTCTGGCTGGTCCCCGCATTGACCCACCCACCACATCAGTCACACCCCCAGCAAGGCATATCACAAGCTGCAAAGCCCAAGGACCTCCACTCAGTGCAGATATTTGTAAGTACACTGATAGA AACATTAACGCATACCTCACAATGGTTGGGAGGAAGAGTGGTGCTGTCATTATAGACAGCTATGCAATGACTGCAGTGTGGCAGGGCAAACAGAGAAGCCTGAAACAG TTGGCCCTTGATCGTGATGTGGCTGCAGGAGCAGTCTGTCATGAAGGACACTGGACACTCATT ATAATGTACCTGAAGGAGATGAGGTCCTTATACCTTGATCCGTTTGGGGCCACTCAGCAACAGATTGAGAGATGCAAACATGTTACAAG AGCACTGGTTCACCAGAAGTGTCCTGCTATTGGTAGGTGGACATGTTCTACATTGGCCCATCCAAGACAGCAGGACACAACATCATGTGGGGTGTTTGTGTGCAAGG TTGCAGAGCAGATTTTGCTGGCCCAGCAGATCCAGTATCCAGTGGACCAAGAGGGTGTGGCCATGCTAAGGATGGACATGGCTAAAGCTCTGCTGGCAAATACAG ATGACCTATCCCAGCTGTGTCGGGCTTGTGGGGAGGACAGCTCCGGGGCTGAGATGGACGAGTGGGTAAGGAGATTAATTCTCCAATGTCGGTTGGACGCCTTGGATGCACCTTGGATGGGTTACCTCACGGTCAGTGGGTGa